The genomic DNA TCGACAGTACCATCCTTAAGATTCACCAGATGAAACCTGATATCATCCTTTTAGATCTGGATCTCCGAAGTCAAAACAGTCTGCATACAGTTGGAATCGTGAAGAAGGAATTTCCAGAAGCGAAAGTAGTTGTGATGGACCTTGCTCCTTTGCAGGGCGACATCAGACAGTACGTGAATGCCGGTGCGTCCGGCTTTGTTCTGAAGGATACTACCTTCGACGATTTTCTGGCGGCGATTCGCGCAGTAGCGGAAGGTGCACAGGCTCTCCCGCCCAAGTTCTCCGATTCCCTCTTCTCGAAGATTGTCGAGCATGCGATCAAGAGCAAGAGAATAAAATCGACGGAGTCGGTGCGCATGAGCAAGACTGAAAAGGAAGTATTCGGATATCTTGGCGATGGCATGACCGATAAGGAAATAGGGCGGAAGCTGCACGCGCCGACACGGATGGTAAAAGGTCACGTGCAGAACATCATGAAGAAACTCTCTATGCATAACCGTCTCGAGTCGGTGAACCACAAGTACACAGAGGGGACCCTCAAGGCCATCGTTAGAAGTGCATCTGTGATCGACAGTTAAACTCCGTGTTAACAATTACTCTCCGTTCACTGGAGTCATCCCGCGGTGGAACCATCGCGTCGAGCCTTCATCTTACTGGATGGAGAGGGATCCTGATATCACGTGCTGGTCTTTCAATATGAACTTATTCAATATTGCATCCCTTGATCTTTACGGGTGGGCTGAACATGAGAAAGGAAATCAAGAAATGGAACTGAAAAGAATCGGACGACTACTGAGAAAACTATGGAGCGGTAGCGTCAGCTATTGGAGAAAATCGCTGGGCGAGTTGGTGGACGGCATATCAGCAAAGTACAAGGGTCTCACTGCGATCAACTGGCTGAATGTTCACAGGCTCTATGACTCACTGGCATGGAGATATTTGCGTTTCAGGATGTTTCTCTTAAGAAACGGATTAGCAAAGTCGAGGCGCGCTGGCATTCACTCATCTTGACTGGTTGGACAATCGAGTGTGTCGCATTCCGATGCTGGTGCCGACTTATGAAAACCGTTTTAAGCACCCTCTAGGTAGGGCATGCTTCTCGGTCGCCAGGCGGTGCTAATTTTGGAGTGCCGCTTGTCGATGCGAGATACGACAACAATCTATAATGGGAGGGAAGAGGATTGGATCTGAAGACGGGAATGGTGGAAGATAAATTGAATGAACCGGTTCTGGCATCGGTGATTTTGTGCGGATCGGCTCAGGGGACAGATGGAAATGCTTGGAGCCCTAAGTGGCTGATTGTGACGAGTTGCTCTTGAAAACCCTAGTCATATCGAATGCCCGTGACTGCTTCATCGAGCTGATCCATCGTGAATCCGATCCTGCGTCGTGGGTGGTGAAGTGCTGGACCAAGTTTCTCTGCTTCAAGAAGCAGATCTCGTCGGATTGGTTCAACGATGAGAAACAAGCTTTTGCGTTTGCAAATGAAATCAAGCGTCATCATAAGTGGCGTTAAGAACCTCATAAAGAAACGGATCAATCTAGAATGAAGAATATAGATCGCGACCTGCAAAACCCGAGGGGAAGTTCTCCTCCGTTCCAGGAAATTGAGACATGGATCGATGATGGGGCAAATGGAATTCATTGGGTGAGGACAAATATCACCGAGACGCGCGCACAGGTAAGCCGGTGTAGAGACTCTGATGACACGAAGAATATCGAGCGCATGGATGTGAAATCGAACAGGGACGGCTCTTAGGGCGGTCCAGCGGGAGATCAAACTCCGTGCTCAACTCCGATGCGGTATCCTGCAGCGAATGTGTTATATTGATCCTTTAGGAGACCTATGAGAGAGAAAAAGAATCTTGAATTTACTGTTCGTGTTGCAGGATCAATCCCTAAGAAACTCAATTCGCGTGACTCGGCAGAAAGGCTTGTCAGAAATGTTATATCCATGTGGAGAGAACGGTCTGACGAATATATGAAGAACTCGACCACTCTGAATCTCGATTTCAATGGAATTGAAAGCGTATCGGAGTCCGCCGTTGCCGCACTGGTGGAGTTCCGCCTCGAATTCGCGGAGGACAAAAATCCGGAAATCGAATTCTCCAATTTGCCGATCTCCGTAAGCAAAACAATCGCTTCAGTAGAGAGAAGTATTAGGCACAGCTCGGGGCGCATCGCGAGCCGGAAAAAGAAAAAAGGTTACTTGATAGAGATCTAGTCAGACCGCTTCTTGACATGAATTGCATTTAGGTTCTGTGCCATTGACAATTCACTTAGCTGTTGGTGGGGTAAAGAGCAAGGGCGCTAAGATCATCGACAGTAGATATCAGCAAGGGATGGTCACAGAGGGATTTACAATCCGAACCTTTACCGGACTCTGACAGAAATAAATCAGTGTAAGACGTCCACCCCCATGAGAAATGCCGCAATCAGTGCGCCTGGAGTGATTCTCCGCCAGAGGCGGATCGCTTTGCGAGAACCCCCAACCCTCAGATCCGTAGTCTGCTAAGAAGTTTTCAAACCGTTTGGTTCTTGCATAATCGCGTTCTTGCTTATACGCTTACGATATATTTTGGTTAAGTTGGCAACATTTTTGATGACAGTTTTGGTGATGCTCTGAGCCGTCGATAGCACGTTACAAGTCACCCTCGATCGTCAATCCTTCAGTGGCCTGACCTTGAATTAGATTTCAACTGAAGACAGGAGACTTCGAGGCGTTACTGAAGATCGCAGAACCGCCTTTATCGCACACGACCTTCCTCCACGTTACGTTTCATCTTTCGCCCGACTTTGGGAAATTCATTTAGTAAGTAAAGTGGTTAATGTTGTCTTTCACTCGGGATCAGTCTAAATTTGTGCAAGATATTAGGGCTGAAAAAGTGGTAAGTCGGAATCTCAATGATCACGAAGAGCATGACTGCCAAGTACGGGCGTTCATGTTCCATCCAGACGCAACAGCGATCATAATCACGAAGTGCTTAACCAGCTCGCCCGCCTTCCGCAAGTCCCGCCTTGCGGGACGGCGGACAGGCTTCGTGGCGCGCACTCTACATCAGGAAGAAGCGGCGCACGAACATGCTTGCGCACCGAAGTGTCTACCTGCACGAAGCGTTTCGCGTAGGCAGGCTTCAGCACGCAGGCGTGATTCGCGCAGAAGTTAGGAGAAATTTGCCATTGCGACCGCAAGGAAGGGAGCTTGGAATGAGTTCATTAGAAACGATTTCCATATTTATTGCTAACTTCATTTTGATGTTGCTGCCGGCAATTTCACCGGCCCAATGGGTTAAGGAAGCTGGGATCCAGGATCTTCGGATTGGGTCCATTGTGGAGATAAATACAGTTCTTTTCGCGGGAACCAATGGCGGTCTTTTTCGTTCAACCGATAACGGCACAAATTGGATCGAGATCAACCCTGGCATAGCTCCCGCTAATATTACCGCTCTTGGGGCCAACGAGACCGACGTCTTCATCGCGACTAATAGTTCTTCCTCGAATAGCCTGCTGGACTCCACTGACTACGGTGTGACTTGGTTAGCGATAGACGCTGGATTGCCGAGCGATTTCCCATTGTGCCTTGCTGCAAACGACACCTATGTATTAGTGGGTTTCCTAAATCATGGTGTGTACCTTTCGACAAATTCTGGTGGAAGTTGGCGCGCAATCAACTCTGGTCTTGACACAGTGAGCCAGGTGAATTTCCTAACAATCTCAGGAGAAAACTTCCTTGCTGGAACGAGATACGGAGGACTTTTCCTCTCAACAAACAAAGGCGAGACTTGGACATTTGCCGACCCTACAGTTCCTTTCGACTCCCTCGCCAAACACTTTGATAATGTCACAGCTCTTTTCGCAAAAGATTCGGAAGCCGTCGCTGCAACCTTGTCTTTAACCGGAATCCGCTGCTCTAGAAATGCGGGAGTATCTTGGACTTACGTTAACACGAACCTTCCAGGAAGCCCTGTCGTTGCATTAGCTCTCAATGGGCAAAGTATATTTGCAGCAACCGTCGACAGTGGTGTATTTCTCTCGAGAAACGGTGGTACAAACTGGACAGAAGTGGATTCGGGGCTATCTGACAAGCTCATTTTTTGCCTTGGCGTTGACGCAACGGATCTATTTGCTGGCACTTTGAGCGGTATTTGGCGAAGACCGCTTTCTGAAATGACCGCTGTCGATACCAGGACTGCAACTATTCACAGCGTGTACCACCTTGATCAAAATTACCCTAATCCCTTTAACCCATCCACGGTCATTAGCTACAACTTGCCAACCAGTGTTCTGGTAGTCTTAAATGTGTATGACGCCCTTGGAAGAATGGTCGAAACTCTAGTCGATCAGCGCGAGACCGCAGGCAACCATTCGGTGACATTCAATGCGAGCCACTTGTCGAGCGGAGTATATTTCTACAGACTTTCCGCAGGATCCCTTACGGGACAAGCAGGAACATTCAGTGAAACGAAGAAGCTGTTGCTGGTGAAATGACTGGTTTCATCTGAACTAGCTCGTTCCATTGATCTTCACTTAGAGGAGATTTACATTCTCCCATCGACAAAAGGGCTGTGGGAATGATGTCGTGGATTACAATCAATGAGAAAGATGTGGGTTTGGCACGCTTCGATAAAGACATCAGGAAGAAGCTGCGAGGCTATACCGATTGGATTATATAAGACACCAGCCGAGTACGATTTCACAGAGATATGAGGTGTGGTCATGAAAAGTGCATTAAGATTAGTAACGTACATGATTCTCGTATCGCTTCTTGGAAGGCCGCTTCATGCTCAGTGGGTCAAGACTAACGGTCCATACGGGGGGCCTATCGTGAATTGCTTTGCGACTGTGGGAACGAAGTTGTTTGCCGGCGTCTCAGATGACGGAGTTTATCTTTCAACTGATTCCGGCGTATCGTGGAAGCGAGTCA from Candidatus Kryptoniota bacterium includes the following:
- a CDS encoding T9SS type A sorting domain-containing protein, with the translated sequence MSSLETISIFIANFILMLLPAISPAQWVKEAGIQDLRIGSIVEINTVLFAGTNGGLFRSTDNGTNWIEINPGIAPANITALGANETDVFIATNSSSSNSLLDSTDYGVTWLAIDAGLPSDFPLCLAANDTYVLVGFLNHGVYLSTNSGGSWRAINSGLDTVSQVNFLTISGENFLAGTRYGGLFLSTNKGETWTFADPTVPFDSLAKHFDNVTALFAKDSEAVAATLSLTGIRCSRNAGVSWTYVNTNLPGSPVVALALNGQSIFAATVDSGVFLSRNGGTNWTEVDSGLSDKLIFCLGVDATDLFAGTLSGIWRRPLSEMTAVDTRTATIHSVYHLDQNYPNPFNPSTVISYNLPTSVLVVLNVYDALGRMVETLVDQRETAGNHSVTFNASHLSSGVYFYRLSAGSLTGQAGTFSETKKLLLVK
- a CDS encoding response regulator transcription factor; protein product: MKKTRLLLIEENHLLREGLIAILRRQEDIAIVAVSDGIDSTILKIHQMKPDIILLDLDLRSQNSLHTVGIVKKEFPEAKVVVMDLAPLQGDIRQYVNAGASGFVLKDTTFDDFLAAIRAVAEGAQALPPKFSDSLFSKIVEHAIKSKRIKSTESVRMSKTEKEVFGYLGDGMTDKEIGRKLHAPTRMVKGHVQNIMKKLSMHNRLESVNHKYTEGTLKAIVRSASVIDS